The following proteins are encoded in a genomic region of Phragmites australis chromosome 9, lpPhrAust1.1, whole genome shotgun sequence:
- the LOC133928054 gene encoding uncharacterized protein LOC133928054 → PKRKRKLQPEEGQPADAMATAVQGHAGYLSLAPLPVQQPAHVVNYSVARPSTSASYYSAAAVPGAMSPAMPLPSQEYSAYYYSQPSPYRFSCGYGTPARDSYCDLFSDDNANSCTVM, encoded by the coding sequence CCAAAGAGGAAACGGAAGCTGCAGCCGGAGGAGGGACAGCCAGCTGATGCCATGGCGACGGCGGTGCAAGGCCATGCCGGTTATTTGAGCCTGGCGCCGCTGCCCGTGCAGCAGCCGGCGCATGTCGTGAACTACAGCGTGGCGCGGCCGAGCACGAGCGCGAGCTACTACTCCGCCGCCGCGGTGCCGGGCGCAATGTCACCCGCGATGCCTCTGCCGTCGCAGGAGTACTCGGCGTACTACTACTCGCAGCCGTCGCCTTACCGCTTCTCCTGCGGCTACGGGACGCCGGCGCGGGACTCCTACTGCGATCTCTTCAGCGACGACAACGCTAATTCTTGCACAGTGATGTGA